The segment GGAGCCCTACCCTTGAGAATTACCAAGAGCTTTATCGACAAAGTTCCCCTGCCCCAGATTGGTCCGGGTGGTAAATCCAGCCAGGCGTTTTATCGGGATTCGGTCATCGCCGGTTTTGGTTTACGCGTCACCAGTGGCGGAGCCAAATCGTTCATCGTAGAAAAACGAGTGGATGGCCGGGTTACGCGAAAGACGCTTGGCCGATATGGCAACCTGACGCTTGAGCAGGCCCGCAAAGAAGCACAGAAATATTTGGGCAAAGTTGCAACCGGTATAAACCCGATTCGGGAAGCCCAGGAGCAGCGGGCGCAACGCGTCACGCTAAACGACGCCTTTGAAGATTACCTGGTCACTCGCAAAACCCTAAAGCCAAATACGCTCAACGACTACAACCGCTCCATGCGGGAAATGTTTAAGGACTGGCAGAGCAAAGCCTTAAAAGACATTAACCGGGATATGGTGCTGAATCGCCATGCGGAATACGGGCAACGCAGCCCCGCACGAGCTGACAACGGAATGCGCATCTTACGGGCCGTGTTCAATCACGCCTTGCAGCGATACCAAGACGCCGCCGGCAAACCCTTCCTGGTGGCAAACCCGGTTGACGTACTGAGCCATCAACGCGCCTGGTACAAGGTGGAACGCCGACAAAGCCTGATCAAAGATCATCAGCTTAAGGCGTGGTATGACGCCACCATGCAACTGAACACGCAAACCACGCGGGATTATCTTCACCTGGTGCTGCTTACCGGGTTGCGCCGAACTGAGGCGGCAACGCTTACCTGGAAACAAATCGACTTCAAAGAGAAGACCCTGATCATCACTGACACCAAAAATGGCCGAGCGCATCGCCTGCCCTTCAGTGACGCCATCGAAGCGTTGTTAAAGCGTCGTTCTGAGGAGCAGGAAAGCCCGTATGTATTTCCCAGTGACGCAGAGCGAGGACATCTCTCTGAGCCCCGCACAGCGATCAAACGTGTCTCTAAACTTTCTGGGGTCACATTCACTCTGCACGACCTGCGACGCACGTTTATTACCGCTGCTGAACGTCTCGACATACCGGCTTATGCTCTGAAGCGACTCATGAACCACAAAGATCCGAACGATGTGACCGACGGTTACATCATTTTCGACGTTGAGCGATTGCGAGCTCCAATGCAGA is part of the Marinobacter antarcticus genome and harbors:
- a CDS encoding tyrosine-type recombinase/integrase; the encoded protein is MRITKSFIDKVPLPQIGPGGKSSQAFYRDSVIAGFGLRVTSGGAKSFIVEKRVDGRVTRKTLGRYGNLTLEQARKEAQKYLGKVATGINPIREAQEQRAQRVTLNDAFEDYLVTRKTLKPNTLNDYNRSMREMFKDWQSKALKDINRDMVLNRHAEYGQRSPARADNGMRILRAVFNHALQRYQDAAGKPFLVANPVDVLSHQRAWYKVERRQSLIKDHQLKAWYDATMQLNTQTTRDYLHLVLLTGLRRTEAATLTWKQIDFKEKTLIITDTKNGRAHRLPFSDAIEALLKRRSEEQESPYVFPSDAERGHLSEPRTAIKRVSKLSGVTFTLHDLRRTFITAAERLDIPAYALKRLMNHKDPNDVTDGYIIFDVERLRAPMQKITSFFLSHTQ